A genomic segment from Aegilops tauschii subsp. strangulata cultivar AL8/78 chromosome 1, Aet v6.0, whole genome shotgun sequence encodes:
- the LOC109763916 gene encoding noroxomaritidine/norcraugsodine reductase-like isoform X3: MTTSREKRWSLAGATALVTGGSKGIGRAIVEELAGFGARVHTCSRNAAELEECRRQWEEEKLAVTVSVCDVSVRAERVKLMETARESFDGKLDILVNNAGQLVLKAATEWTADDYAQLMETNLESSFHLSQLAHPLLINASILGGGSIVNISSVGGIFGYPGLALYGITKGGMNQFTRSLATEWARDNIRVNSVAPGIVSTDMIKDLEPDALEQACSRIPMGRSGKPTEVASVVSFLCMPTASYITGQVICIDGGRTIY; this comes from the exons atGACGACGAGCAGGGAGAAGAGGTGGAGCCTGGCCGGCGCGACGGCGCTCGTCACCGGCGGCAGCAAAGGAATAGG GCGTGCCATCGTGGAGGAGCTTGCCGGCTTCGGGGCGCGGGTGCACACGTGCTCCCGCAACGCGGCGGAGCTGGAAGAGTGCCGCCGGCAGTGGGAGGAGGAGAAGCTGGCGGTCACCGTCTCCGTGTGCGATGTCTCTGTGCGTGCTGAGAGGGTGAAGCTCATGGAGACGGCCAGGGAGTCCTTCGACGGCAAGCTGGACATACTG GTGAACAATGCGGGGCAATTGGTTTTGAAAGCGGCTACAGAGTGGACGGCGGACGACTATGCACAATTGATGGAGACTAACTTAGAGTCTAGCTTCCACCTTAGTCAGCTCGCGCATCCTCTACTCATCAACGCCTCTATACTTGGAGGAGGTAGCATCGTCAATATCTCCTCTGTTGGAGGTATATTTGGCTACCCAGGCCTCGCACTTTATGGCATCACAAAAG GGGGAATGAACCAATTTACAAGGAGCCTCGCCACTGAGTGGGCTAGAGACAATATTCGTGTGAACTCCGTTGCCCCAGGCATTGTGTCGACAGACATGATCAAAGAT TTAGAGCCGGATGCACTCGAGCAAGCATGCTCGCGGATCCCGATGGGGCGGAGCGGCAAGCCAACGGAGGTCGCTTCTGTGGTGTCCTTCCTCTGTATGCCCACGGCGTCCTATATCACCGGCCAGGTTATTTGTATCGACGGCGGTCGAACCATTTATTAG
- the LOC109763916 gene encoding noroxomaritidine/norcraugsodine reductase-like isoform X1 → MTTSREKRWSLAGATALVTGGSKGIGRAIVEELAGFGARVHTCSRNAAELEECRRQWEEEKLAVTVSVCDVSVRAERVKLMETARESFDGKLDILVNNAGQLVLKAATEWTADDYAQLMETNLESSFHLSQLAHPLLINASILGGGSIVNISSVGGIFGYPGLALYGITKGGMNQFTRSLATEWARDNIRVNSVAPGIVSTDMIKDFLAKPDALEQACSRIPMGRSGKPTEVASVVSFLCMPTASYITGQVICIDGGRTIY, encoded by the exons atGACGACGAGCAGGGAGAAGAGGTGGAGCCTGGCCGGCGCGACGGCGCTCGTCACCGGCGGCAGCAAAGGAATAGG GCGTGCCATCGTGGAGGAGCTTGCCGGCTTCGGGGCGCGGGTGCACACGTGCTCCCGCAACGCGGCGGAGCTGGAAGAGTGCCGCCGGCAGTGGGAGGAGGAGAAGCTGGCGGTCACCGTCTCCGTGTGCGATGTCTCTGTGCGTGCTGAGAGGGTGAAGCTCATGGAGACGGCCAGGGAGTCCTTCGACGGCAAGCTGGACATACTG GTGAACAATGCGGGGCAATTGGTTTTGAAAGCGGCTACAGAGTGGACGGCGGACGACTATGCACAATTGATGGAGACTAACTTAGAGTCTAGCTTCCACCTTAGTCAGCTCGCGCATCCTCTACTCATCAACGCCTCTATACTTGGAGGAGGTAGCATCGTCAATATCTCCTCTGTTGGAGGTATATTTGGCTACCCAGGCCTCGCACTTTATGGCATCACAAAAG GGGGAATGAACCAATTTACAAGGAGCCTCGCCACTGAGTGGGCTAGAGACAATATTCGTGTGAACTCCGTTGCCCCAGGCATTGTGTCGACAGACATGATCAAAGAT TTTTTGGCTA AGCCGGATGCACTCGAGCAAGCATGCTCGCGGATCCCGATGGGGCGGAGCGGCAAGCCAACGGAGGTCGCTTCTGTGGTGTCCTTCCTCTGTATGCCCACGGCGTCCTATATCACCGGCCAGGTTATTTGTATCGACGGCGGTCGAACCATTTATTAG
- the LOC109763916 gene encoding noroxomaritidine/norcraugsodine reductase-like isoform X2 yields MTTSREKRWSLAGATALVTGGSKGIGRAIVEELAGFGARVHTCSRNAAELEECRRQWEEEKLAVTVSVCDVSVRAERVKLMETARESFDGKLDILVNNAGQLVLKAATEWTADDYAQLMETNLESSFHLSQLAHPLLINASILGGGSIVNISSVGGIFGYPGLALYGITKGGMNQFTRSLATEWARDNIRVNSVAPGIVSTDMIKDVEPDALEQACSRIPMGRSGKPTEVASVVSFLCMPTASYITGQVICIDGGRTIY; encoded by the exons atGACGACGAGCAGGGAGAAGAGGTGGAGCCTGGCCGGCGCGACGGCGCTCGTCACCGGCGGCAGCAAAGGAATAGG GCGTGCCATCGTGGAGGAGCTTGCCGGCTTCGGGGCGCGGGTGCACACGTGCTCCCGCAACGCGGCGGAGCTGGAAGAGTGCCGCCGGCAGTGGGAGGAGGAGAAGCTGGCGGTCACCGTCTCCGTGTGCGATGTCTCTGTGCGTGCTGAGAGGGTGAAGCTCATGGAGACGGCCAGGGAGTCCTTCGACGGCAAGCTGGACATACTG GTGAACAATGCGGGGCAATTGGTTTTGAAAGCGGCTACAGAGTGGACGGCGGACGACTATGCACAATTGATGGAGACTAACTTAGAGTCTAGCTTCCACCTTAGTCAGCTCGCGCATCCTCTACTCATCAACGCCTCTATACTTGGAGGAGGTAGCATCGTCAATATCTCCTCTGTTGGAGGTATATTTGGCTACCCAGGCCTCGCACTTTATGGCATCACAAAAG GGGGAATGAACCAATTTACAAGGAGCCTCGCCACTGAGTGGGCTAGAGACAATATTCGTGTGAACTCCGTTGCCCCAGGCATTGTGTCGACAGACATGATCAAAGATGTAG AGCCGGATGCACTCGAGCAAGCATGCTCGCGGATCCCGATGGGGCGGAGCGGCAAGCCAACGGAGGTCGCTTCTGTGGTGTCCTTCCTCTGTATGCCCACGGCGTCCTATATCACCGGCCAGGTTATTTGTATCGACGGCGGTCGAACCATTTATTAG